The Pediococcus inopinatus region TCATCTGCAAGGTTGGTTCGTCAATACGAAGTAATGGTAAAGCTTCTTGATGAGCTGGATCAGTCACAGTTTCACCGACGAAAATATCTTCCATCCCTGAAACGGCAATCAAATCACCAGCTTTAGCTTCGTTAATTTCCAAACGTTGCAAACCAAAGAAACCAAATAACTTCGTAACCCGGAAGTTCTTAGTGGAGCCATCAAGCTTTAAAACTGTAACTTGGTCTCCAACTTTGATTGTGCCCCGGAAAATACGGCCAATACCCACACGACCAACGAAATCATTGTAATCCAATAAAGCAACTTGGAATTGTAATGGTTCCTCACTGTTATCAACAGGTGCTGGAATCGTTTTAACAATTGTGTCAAATAAAGGTTTCATAGTATGCTCTTGATCAGCAGGATCATCTGAGTAACTAGAAGTTCCGTTTAAAGCACTAGCGTAAACAACTGGGAAATCAAGTTGTTCTTCATCAGCGCCTAATTCGATAAAGAGATCTAACACTTCATCAACAACTTCAGAAGGACGTGCACCTGGGCGATCAATTTTATTGATCACAACAATTGGTGTTAAATGTTGTTCAAGGGCTTTTTTAAGAACAAAACGTGTTTGTGGCATTGTTCCTTCGAGCGCATCAACAACCAACAACACACCATCAACCATGCGCATAATCCGTTCAACTTCACCACCAAAATCCGCATGTCCTGGGGTGTCCAAAATATTAATTTGTCTGTCGCCATACTTAACGGCTGTATTCTTAGAAAGAATCGTAATGCCTCGCTCACGTTCGATCACATTAGTATCCATAGCCCGATCTGCAATCTGGGTATGTTCATCCAATGTATCTGATTGTTTAAGCATTTCGTTCACCAAAGTTGTCTTACCGTGGTCAACATGGGCAATAATTGCGATGTTTCGAATATCATCTCGTCGTTTCAAAAGTGTTTCTCCTTTTCCTGGTGTCTCCATAAAAAAACTGCAACTAGCTGTCACAGTCAGACTACCTAATCATATTGATTATATCTTTTTGTGTATTTCTGGTTGATACTAATACATCATTTGATGATAGCATATCAACCGGTGTGCCGTCAACCTTTGTTACCGAAAGTTCAAGCGTTTCGCTCAATATTTTTCCAGCTGCAAAATCCCATGGCATCAAATGGGAAATGTAACCGTTTTGCTTTCCAGTCAATACCTGAATAAATTCGATTCCGGCACTTCCGATAATTCTCACACCGGAACTAGCCTCATCGATGGCCTGCAAATGATAACGATCATGAACCAGCATTGGACCGCTTACCCCTAACAAACCTTCTCGTAAAGTAAGATTATCCGGAGTTCTCAATTTTTGGGTATCGGTAAACACGCCGATTTCTGGTCCCCCACCATAAATAATGTCATGCATCACATCCATAATGTAGCCCAAGATCCCCTTGCCGTCAATATACAAAGCAATCATAATGGCGAAATTATCGCGCTGTTTGACAAAATTCAGGGTGCCATCCAGGGGATCAATTATCCACACGTGCCCCTTCATGTCTTGAACCACATCGCCTGAGCCCTCTTCGCCTAAGATTCGCGCTTCTGGATCAAACTGGCGAATAAAGTTCACCAACTTTTTTTCATTGCTCTTATCAATATTTGTCACTAAGTCCTTACGGCTTGATTTTTCAGAAATGGCTAACGGATCTTGCATCTCCTTTAATACATCCATCCGAACCTCTTCAAGCCAACCACGAATGACCCGGTCGGTCTCTTGTACTTTTTTCATTTTAATCACCTATTTGTTAATGGTCCAACCCTTTTTTTGTTGGAAGTTTGTGCTGTTTTGATGGCTACATAAATGTCAAACCCTGAAGATTCCAAAAATTTCTTGGTTAATTGTTTTTCTTCAGATTTACTTTTCACGACTTTTTTAAAATCATGATATTGATCGAGTAAAAGCTGCCGATCAATCCCATTTAAGTAGGCTGTTTCAACGGCCGTATACAACGTCACAACCGTAGTTATTTCTTCGATCTGCCATTCTGGCTCTAATGGGTACGCATAATTTTCGCTCATTACCGGCTCTGCCTCTCGTGAATCTAGATTATTTCCATTCTACCGCAAAATAGACCAATTTAAAAACATTCTTCCCCTTTTAATGCTTATTAAGTATGGTAAAATTATTTTGAAGAAACATTTGGAGGTTTTAATAGTGATTAAAATGAATGATATTACCCGCGATGGGAATCCCGTTTTACGTAAACGGGCTGAAAAAGCTACTTTTCCGCTCTCTGCGGATCACAAAGAACTTGGCAACAAAATGATGGAATATTTGATTAATAGTCAAGATCCAGAAATTGCCGAAAAATATAAACTACGAGCTGGCGTTGGACTGGCGGCACCTCAAGTTGGTGTTTCCTTGCAAATGGCCGCCGTTCTTGTACCAGGTGCCAAGGATAAGCCTCCTTTGTTCAAAGAGATTCTTGTTAATCCAGTAATCGTTAGTGAATCTGTCCAGATTGCTGCTTTGGAAGAAGGAGAAGGTTGCCTGTCTGTAGATAAAGAAATTCCCGGATACGTGCCTAGACACGATCGCATCACCATTAAATACCAAACAGTCGATGGTGAAAATAAAAAGATCCGCTTAAAAGATTATCCAGCCATTGTTTGTCAACACGAAATTGATCATTTAAAAGGCACCCTTTTCTACGATCACATCAATCAAAAAGAACCACTTAAAATTGATGATGATGCTGTCCTGATCGGTTAAATTAAAAATAGCTTTAAAACTGAAAATCTCAGTTTTAAGGCTATTTTTTATTCTACCCGATGTAAATCTTCAATATATTCTCTAGTTGGGTCATTAATCACATTGGCCACATCAACATGCAAATTCTCTTGGTATAACCAAATGTCCGTGACGCAAAATACCGGAAATTCGTAGTCACTGTGGATATCAT contains the following coding sequences:
- a CDS encoding inositol monophosphatase family protein — encoded protein: MKKVQETDRVIRGWLEEVRMDVLKEMQDPLAISEKSSRKDLVTNIDKSNEKKLVNFIRQFDPEARILGEEGSGDVVQDMKGHVWIIDPLDGTLNFVKQRDNFAIMIALYIDGKGILGYIMDVMHDIIYGGGPEIGVFTDTQKLRTPDNLTLREGLLGVSGPMLVHDRYHLQAIDEASSGVRIIGSAGIEFIQVLTGKQNGYISHLMPWDFAAGKILSETLELSVTKVDGTPVDMLSSNDVLVSTRNTQKDIINMIR
- a CDS encoding UPF0223 family protein, whose amino-acid sequence is MSENYAYPLEPEWQIEEITTVVTLYTAVETAYLNGIDRQLLLDQYHDFKKVVKSKSEEKQLTKKFLESSGFDIYVAIKTAQTSNKKRVGPLTNR
- the def gene encoding peptide deformylase produces the protein MIKMNDITRDGNPVLRKRAEKATFPLSADHKELGNKMMEYLINSQDPEIAEKYKLRAGVGLAAPQVGVSLQMAAVLVPGAKDKPPLFKEILVNPVIVSESVQIAALEEGEGCLSVDKEIPGYVPRHDRITIKYQTVDGENKKIRLKDYPAIVCQHEIDHLKGTLFYDHINQKEPLKIDDDAVLIG
- the typA gene encoding translational GTPase TypA yields the protein MKRRDDIRNIAIIAHVDHGKTTLVNEMLKQSDTLDEHTQIADRAMDTNVIERERGITILSKNTAVKYGDRQINILDTPGHADFGGEVERIMRMVDGVLLVVDALEGTMPQTRFVLKKALEQHLTPIVVINKIDRPGARPSEVVDEVLDLFIELGADEEQLDFPVVYASALNGTSSYSDDPADQEHTMKPLFDTIVKTIPAPVDNSEEPLQFQVALLDYNDFVGRVGIGRIFRGTIKVGDQVTVLKLDGSTKNFRVTKLFGFFGLQRLEINEAKAGDLIAVSGMEDIFVGETVTDPAHQEALPLLRIDEPTLQMTFRTNDSPFAGREGKFVTSRQLEQRLKLELHTDVSLRVEDTDDPGAWVVSGRGELHLSILIETLRREGYELQASRPEVIYKEVDGKLCEPYESVQIDTPDEYTGSIIDSLSQRKGEMKNMESTDNGQTRLTFLAPSRGLIGYSTYFLSMTRGYGIMNHTFSQYLPVIRNWNPGRRNGALVSINTGKVTTYAIMGVEHRGTIFVDPGLDVYEGMIVGQNSRENDISVNITRGKNLTNVRAAGSDDMAKIKTPTHMTLEESLEFIDEDEYCEITPEHVRLRKQILNTNEREKDAKRRKTASKK